In one Rhodococcus sp. B50 genomic region, the following are encoded:
- a CDS encoding (2Fe-2S)-binding protein: MTDIDIRVRINGSNRTDRVPPRLTLADYLRDRCGLTGTHLGCEHGVCGSCTVLLDGEAVRACLLFAVQVDGSELTTIEGLAGPDGELSPVQAAFRDQHGLQCGFCTPGFIVSATAFLRDNPEPSDDDIREGLSGNLCRCTGYQGIIRAVRAAAGTEPGSQRP, encoded by the coding sequence GTGACCGACATCGACATTCGAGTACGCATCAACGGCTCGAATCGCACCGACCGGGTCCCGCCGCGCCTGACCCTGGCCGATTATCTCCGCGATCGCTGCGGACTCACCGGCACCCATCTGGGATGTGAACACGGCGTCTGTGGATCGTGCACGGTGCTGCTCGACGGCGAGGCGGTGCGGGCATGCCTACTGTTCGCCGTCCAGGTCGACGGATCAGAACTGACGACCATCGAAGGACTCGCCGGGCCGGACGGAGAATTGTCACCGGTGCAGGCAGCCTTCCGCGACCAGCACGGCTTGCAGTGCGGCTTCTGCACACCCGGATTCATCGTCTCGGCCACCGCCTTCCTGCGAGACAACCCCGAGCCGAGCGACGACGACATCCGCGAAGGGCTCTCCGGCAATCTGTGCCGGTGCACGGGCTATCAGGGCATCATCCGTGCGGTGCGGGCAGCAGCGGGCACCGAGCCCGGATCGCAGCGGCCGTAG
- a CDS encoding FAD binding domain-containing protein, with product MKPAAFEYHAPHTPAEAVDLVSRFGDDAKFIAGGQSLMPLLTLRLATFGHLVDLRRLTELHGIRTEGTTVRIGATTTHSSIGRDADIRRLVPLLARATPLIGHFQIRNRGTLGGSLAHADAAAEYPAVALTLDATIGTLSPRGRRSIAASEFFRGMWTTAMEPDELVTDIAFPVLHGRWGFAIEEFTRRSGDFAIAGAAVAVQLDADARIEQCAITVFGLSPAPARARAVEAELVGRAATEIDATDLGGAVTDLLDSVPSDIHGTAEYRRRVGAVMVTRAWARALKEAL from the coding sequence GTGAAACCCGCGGCGTTCGAGTACCACGCCCCGCACACCCCGGCCGAAGCAGTCGATCTCGTCTCCCGATTCGGCGACGACGCGAAATTCATCGCGGGCGGCCAGAGCCTGATGCCATTGCTGACGCTGCGACTCGCCACCTTCGGACATCTCGTCGACCTTCGTCGACTCACCGAGTTGCACGGTATCCGGACGGAAGGGACCACAGTGCGGATCGGCGCAACGACCACGCACTCATCGATCGGCCGCGACGCCGATATCCGGCGACTCGTGCCCCTCCTCGCCCGGGCCACACCGCTCATCGGGCATTTCCAGATCCGCAATCGCGGCACCCTCGGCGGATCCCTCGCGCACGCCGATGCCGCCGCCGAATATCCGGCTGTCGCGCTGACCCTGGATGCCACGATCGGCACCCTGTCCCCACGCGGCCGGCGCAGCATCGCCGCATCCGAGTTCTTCCGCGGCATGTGGACCACCGCCATGGAACCCGACGAACTCGTCACCGACATCGCCTTCCCTGTCCTGCACGGCCGGTGGGGCTTCGCGATCGAAGAATTCACCCGGCGCAGCGGCGATTTCGCGATCGCCGGAGCGGCGGTGGCCGTGCAACTCGACGCCGACGCGCGAATCGAGCAGTGCGCCATCACCGTGTTCGGTCTCTCGCCGGCTCCTGCACGCGCCCGTGCGGTGGAAGCGGAGCTCGTCGGCCGGGCGGCGACCGAGATCGACGCGACCGATCTCGGCGGCGCGGTAACCGATCTGCTCGACTCGGTGCCGTCGGACATCCACGGCACCGCTGAGTACCGACGACGAGTGGGCGCCGTGATGGTCACGCGCGCGTGGGCGCGAGCGTTGAAGGAGGCCCTGTGA
- a CDS encoding xanthine dehydrogenase family protein molybdopterin-binding subunit, with product MTDIAAPPTRGSVGTSVPRVEDLRLVTGAGTFVDDVTRPGMVHVCFVRSPFARARIIDIDVAAATELDGVVAVYTAAELGPVAHRISYALDMPGLPPVPRPPLAEEEVRFVGDPVAMVIACDRYVAEDAVELVDVDYEPLDAVVDYTTAHTSPHLVHAGFAGNSAGEMAGRPAADLDPIFETAPHVVEQTIFQQAYIPVPMETRGVVAEWSAPTAEMTVWISTQSPHEVRGFCARLLGIDEHQVRVIARDTGGGFGLKVAPLREEICVQLAARKLGRAVKWIEDRQEHLMASGMARHEHADVRMAFDSDGRILAAGIDHVQNVGAYPTPSPITAGVVVGLLFPGPYRITDASFSSKFVYSNTVGRLAYRGPWQFESVTRELLLDQAARRIGIDPIELRRRNMLRQEDLPMMNPNGMPHDHVSPLETLEQAVRMLGYDGFRADQRRAREQGRYLGVGTCTYLEPTTGSTAFHSTEGATIRIEPSGKVNVYVAGGSAGNSIETTVVQLTADALGVPIADVRTIQGDTSITPFGGGTGGSRSGSMTAGAIAETASVLRERIVAIAAHRLNVLPEDVVFAEGIARLRNDPGPRLTIAEIADIAYFQGDGLPPGVPPGLEASGRYRTPHMAIWANATHLCTCEVDIETGKVTLLRYIVSEDCGAMINPNVVEGQICGGTVQGIGGALYEHLPYDDAGNPIATTFMDYLLPTATEAPTIEIGHIETPSPGPGNVKGVGEGGAIGATPAVLNAVADALSPFGVEISHLPLSPARIVSMIDRAHAEKMEAL from the coding sequence ATGACCGACATAGCGGCACCCCCCACCCGCGGGAGCGTGGGCACATCCGTTCCGCGGGTCGAGGACCTGCGGTTGGTGACCGGTGCGGGAACGTTCGTCGACGACGTCACCCGCCCCGGCATGGTGCACGTGTGCTTCGTGCGCAGCCCCTTCGCCCGTGCGCGCATCATCGATATCGACGTCGCCGCCGCAACCGAACTCGACGGGGTCGTCGCCGTGTACACCGCGGCCGAACTCGGGCCCGTCGCGCACCGCATCTCCTACGCGCTGGACATGCCCGGCCTACCTCCCGTGCCCCGCCCGCCTCTGGCCGAGGAGGAGGTTCGATTCGTGGGCGACCCGGTCGCGATGGTGATCGCCTGCGACCGGTACGTGGCGGAGGACGCGGTCGAACTCGTCGATGTCGACTACGAACCACTCGACGCGGTGGTGGACTACACCACCGCCCACACGTCCCCCCACCTGGTCCACGCCGGGTTCGCCGGGAATTCGGCCGGCGAGATGGCCGGTCGTCCGGCCGCGGATCTCGATCCGATCTTCGAGACCGCTCCACACGTGGTGGAGCAGACGATCTTCCAGCAGGCCTACATCCCGGTGCCGATGGAAACCCGCGGGGTCGTCGCCGAGTGGTCCGCTCCCACCGCGGAGATGACCGTGTGGATCTCGACGCAGTCACCGCACGAGGTACGGGGCTTCTGTGCCCGGCTCCTCGGGATCGACGAGCATCAGGTGCGCGTGATCGCCCGCGATACCGGCGGTGGCTTCGGGCTCAAGGTGGCGCCGCTGCGGGAGGAGATCTGCGTGCAACTCGCGGCCCGCAAACTCGGCCGCGCCGTCAAGTGGATCGAGGACCGGCAGGAACACTTGATGGCGTCGGGTATGGCACGCCACGAACATGCCGATGTGCGAATGGCTTTCGATTCCGACGGCCGAATCCTGGCGGCGGGGATCGATCACGTGCAGAACGTCGGTGCATACCCCACTCCGTCGCCCATCACCGCAGGTGTGGTCGTCGGCCTCCTGTTTCCCGGGCCGTACCGGATCACCGACGCGTCGTTCAGTTCGAAGTTCGTGTACTCCAACACGGTCGGGCGCCTCGCCTATCGCGGTCCGTGGCAGTTCGAGTCGGTCACCCGCGAACTCCTCCTCGACCAGGCTGCCCGCCGAATCGGCATCGACCCCATAGAACTTCGTCGACGCAACATGTTGCGGCAGGAAGACCTGCCGATGATGAACCCGAACGGCATGCCGCACGACCATGTCTCGCCGCTCGAGACCCTCGAGCAGGCGGTCAGGATGCTCGGTTACGACGGGTTCCGCGCCGATCAGCGTCGCGCCCGCGAGCAGGGCCGCTATCTCGGCGTAGGCACGTGCACGTATCTGGAGCCGACGACCGGCAGCACCGCATTCCACAGCACCGAAGGCGCGACCATCCGGATCGAACCGTCCGGCAAGGTCAACGTGTACGTGGCGGGAGGTTCGGCGGGCAACAGTATCGAGACGACCGTCGTGCAGTTGACGGCGGACGCTCTGGGCGTCCCGATCGCCGACGTTCGCACGATCCAGGGTGACACCTCGATCACCCCGTTCGGTGGCGGTACCGGCGGCAGTCGCTCGGGCTCGATGACCGCGGGTGCGATTGCCGAGACCGCGTCGGTACTGCGAGAACGCATCGTCGCGATCGCCGCTCACCGCCTGAATGTTCTGCCCGAGGACGTGGTGTTCGCCGAGGGGATCGCGAGGCTCCGGAACGATCCCGGTCCACGACTGACGATCGCCGAGATCGCCGACATCGCGTACTTCCAGGGCGACGGCCTGCCGCCCGGTGTTCCGCCGGGACTCGAAGCGAGCGGCCGGTACCGCACACCTCATATGGCGATCTGGGCCAACGCGACCCACCTGTGCACCTGCGAGGTGGATATCGAAACCGGCAAGGTGACCCTGCTGCGGTACATCGTCAGCGAGGACTGCGGCGCGATGATCAACCCGAACGTCGTCGAAGGTCAGATCTGCGGCGGCACGGTGCAGGGAATCGGCGGGGCACTCTACGAACACCTGCCCTACGACGATGCCGGGAACCCGATCGCCACGACCTTCATGGATTATCTGCTTCCGACCGCGACCGAGGCACCGACGATCGAGATCGGGCACATCGAGACCCCGAGTCCGGGACCGGGCAATGTCAAGGGGGTCGGAGAGGGCGGCGCGATCGGCGCGACCCCGGCCGTACTCAACGCGGTAGCGGATGCGCTGAGTCCGTTCGGGGTGGAGATCTCCCACCTGCCGCTCTCGCCGGCCAGGATCGTCTCGATGATCGATCGGGCGCACGCCGAAAAGATGGAGGCGCTGTGA
- a CDS encoding alkaline phosphatase D family protein, which yields MADLVLGPVLRHIGDTDATIWVETSEPCTVEVLGSSERTWTVAGHHYALIVVRGLEARSETPYEVRADGHLVWPPAGDAAPSIRTSGGDTDNFVLAFGSCRVASESAEPTAVMGKDALVAYAQRMHSLPTDEWPDALLLLGDQVYADELSPEMKRRVGERHDLSEPPGAQVRDFEEYTWLYHRSWSEDNVRWLLSNVPTSMIFDDHDVHDDWNTSYSWRREMEASAWWEERIVGALASYWIYQHLGNLSPAELDEEPLYERVRNCAGDAEPILRVFASGADEEADGGPGARWSYRRDFGSVRLLVIDSRCGRVLAPDRRDMVSDPEFDWIEQQTDGDYDHLLVGTSLPWLLPRAMHDLEAWDEKLASGARGDRWARWAEKLRRAADLEHWSAFRDSFERLGRLLRDVAAGRRAGTSGRAPATICVLSGDVHHAYAARVRFGTPTAGAVYQLTCSPLHNHVPAAVRVAFRAAWSRTAEHVVRLLLGRVTAVPVASFSWSRMSGPSFGNQIATLRTRGRVAHLTVERSIDTAAGTHLFEKVADLPLTTEDRPPRISSARAAGRPSK from the coding sequence GTGGCGGATCTCGTACTCGGGCCGGTACTCCGGCACATCGGCGACACGGACGCCACGATCTGGGTGGAGACGTCCGAGCCCTGCACGGTCGAGGTGCTCGGCAGTTCGGAACGCACGTGGACCGTCGCGGGCCATCACTACGCGCTCATCGTCGTCCGAGGGCTGGAAGCCAGATCGGAGACGCCCTACGAGGTGAGAGCGGACGGACACCTCGTGTGGCCGCCGGCCGGTGACGCAGCCCCGTCGATCCGGACTTCGGGGGGCGACACCGACAACTTCGTGCTCGCGTTCGGGTCGTGCCGCGTGGCGTCGGAGAGCGCAGAACCGACGGCCGTCATGGGGAAGGACGCGCTCGTCGCGTACGCGCAGCGCATGCACTCCCTGCCCACCGACGAGTGGCCCGATGCCTTATTGCTGCTCGGCGATCAGGTGTACGCCGACGAGCTGTCCCCGGAAATGAAGCGGCGGGTCGGTGAGCGGCACGATCTGTCGGAACCACCAGGGGCGCAGGTCCGTGACTTCGAGGAGTACACCTGGCTGTACCACCGGTCGTGGTCCGAAGACAACGTCCGGTGGCTGCTGTCGAACGTGCCGACGTCGATGATCTTCGACGACCACGACGTGCACGACGACTGGAACACCTCTTACTCGTGGCGCAGGGAGATGGAAGCATCCGCGTGGTGGGAGGAACGCATCGTCGGGGCACTCGCGTCGTACTGGATCTACCAGCATCTCGGAAACCTCTCCCCCGCCGAGCTGGACGAGGAGCCGCTCTACGAGCGGGTGCGGAACTGCGCCGGGGACGCCGAACCGATCCTGCGCGTCTTCGCATCCGGTGCCGACGAAGAAGCGGACGGGGGTCCGGGTGCACGGTGGTCCTACCGCCGCGATTTCGGGTCGGTGCGTCTGCTGGTGATCGACTCGCGGTGCGGGCGAGTGCTTGCGCCCGACCGGCGGGACATGGTGTCCGATCCGGAGTTCGACTGGATCGAGCAGCAGACCGACGGCGACTACGACCATCTGCTGGTCGGCACGTCGCTGCCGTGGCTGCTCCCTCGCGCGATGCACGACCTCGAGGCTTGGGACGAGAAACTCGCGTCCGGTGCGCGCGGAGACCGCTGGGCTCGCTGGGCCGAGAAGCTTCGTCGTGCTGCGGATCTCGAACACTGGTCGGCCTTTCGCGACTCTTTCGAGCGACTCGGACGGCTGCTGCGGGACGTCGCCGCCGGGCGGCGCGCCGGGACGTCCGGTCGTGCGCCCGCGACGATCTGTGTCCTCTCGGGCGACGTGCACCATGCGTATGCCGCCCGTGTCCGGTTCGGGACGCCGACCGCCGGTGCGGTCTACCAGTTGACCTGTTCACCGTTGCACAACCATGTCCCCGCAGCCGTCCGAGTCGCCTTCCGCGCTGCATGGAGCCGCACGGCGGAGCATGTCGTGCGGCTACTGCTCGGTCGCGTGACGGCAGTTCCCGTCGCGTCGTTCTCGTGGTCGAGGATGTCGGGACCGAGTTTCGGAAATCAGATCGCCACGCTCCGGACGCGAGGCCGTGTCGCGCATCTGACCGTCGAGCGAAGCATCGATACCGCAGCTGGTACGCATCTGTTCGAGAAGGTCGCGGACTTGCCGTTGACCACCGAGGATCGGCCGCCCCGGATCTCGTCGGCCCGCGCGGCGGGCAGGCCGTCGAAGTGA
- a CDS encoding MBL fold metallo-hydrolase: MTQQPVIIEDTYTGDVTPGGPAQRRRIPGASIVKLAVGEMNNNTYLVTDDATGKSVFIDAANEPGRLVQFLRDNAPELELIVTTHQHWDHWQGLERVAAETGVPTAAHELDAAPLPVTPDRILAEGDTVQIGELNLEVIHLSGHTPGSVALVLTEQGAGRAHIFTGDSLFPGGVGKTPDDDAFRSLLGDVESKIFDRFDDETIFYPGHGKDSTLGAERPHLGEWRERGW; encoded by the coding sequence ATGACGCAGCAGCCCGTGATCATCGAGGACACCTACACCGGCGACGTCACTCCCGGCGGACCCGCGCAACGCCGAAGGATTCCCGGAGCGAGCATCGTCAAACTCGCCGTCGGCGAGATGAACAACAACACCTATCTCGTCACCGACGACGCGACCGGCAAGTCCGTGTTCATCGATGCCGCAAACGAACCCGGACGGCTCGTGCAGTTCCTCCGCGACAACGCACCGGAACTCGAGCTGATCGTCACCACCCATCAGCACTGGGATCACTGGCAGGGCCTCGAGCGGGTCGCCGCGGAGACCGGTGTGCCGACGGCGGCGCACGAACTCGACGCCGCTCCCCTGCCGGTGACGCCCGACCGGATCCTGGCCGAGGGCGACACTGTGCAGATCGGTGAGCTGAATCTCGAGGTGATCCACCTCTCAGGGCACACCCCGGGGTCGGTCGCACTGGTCCTCACGGAACAGGGCGCGGGCCGCGCGCACATCTTCACCGGCGACTCGCTTTTCCCCGGCGGGGTCGGCAAGACCCCGGACGACGACGCCTTCCGCTCCCTGCTCGGCGACGTGGAGTCCAAGATCTTCGACCGGTTCGACGACGAGACGATCTTCTATCCGGGGCACGGCAAGGACTCGACCCTCGGAGCCGAGCGACCGCATCTCGGAGAGTGGCGGGAGCGCGGCTGGTGA
- a CDS encoding DoxX family protein: MLVRRIARPMLASIFIAGGIDALRKPEPKAGAAQPGLDQAVNALPASITDRLPSNPETLVQINAAVQIGAGTLFALGKAPRLSALALVGSLVPTTVAGHDFWNVEDPEARAQQRTQLIKNVSLIGGLLIAAVDTEGKPSLGWRGRRAARAAQKSVAAALPGHASDGHTAEALHTVAGRVKALTEEAGEQGGHLLEIAKERGPELAEVARERGTELLEVARDRGPVLTERARDRGAEILGVARERAPELAEGARERGTELLGLARERTPELADVARKRGSKLWDTTVDRSSEWAKLAEEQSAILNARAHVAAEKARLRAEAARKQGTKAEKKLAKNLRALEKKK; encoded by the coding sequence ATGCTCGTCCGGAGAATCGCGCGGCCCATGCTCGCGTCCATCTTCATCGCCGGGGGTATCGACGCCCTGCGGAAGCCCGAGCCGAAGGCAGGGGCCGCGCAGCCCGGGCTCGATCAGGCTGTGAACGCACTGCCGGCATCGATCACCGACCGGCTGCCCAGCAATCCCGAGACTCTCGTACAGATCAACGCCGCCGTCCAGATCGGCGCCGGCACCCTGTTCGCCCTCGGCAAGGCGCCGCGCTTGTCCGCTCTCGCCCTGGTCGGCAGCCTCGTGCCCACCACCGTTGCGGGCCACGACTTCTGGAACGTCGAGGACCCGGAGGCCCGCGCCCAGCAGCGCACTCAGCTCATCAAGAACGTGAGCCTGATCGGCGGACTGCTCATCGCGGCCGTCGACACCGAAGGCAAGCCGTCGCTCGGCTGGCGAGGCCGTCGTGCCGCGCGCGCCGCGCAGAAGTCGGTGGCCGCCGCCCTGCCCGGCCACGCCTCGGACGGCCACACGGCCGAAGCGCTGCACACCGTCGCCGGACGGGTGAAGGCACTGACCGAAGAGGCCGGTGAACAGGGCGGCCATCTCCTCGAGATCGCCAAGGAACGTGGACCGGAACTCGCCGAAGTCGCGCGCGAACGCGGCACCGAACTGCTCGAGGTCGCCCGCGACCGGGGCCCGGTGCTGACCGAGCGGGCGCGCGATCGCGGCGCCGAGATTCTCGGGGTTGCGCGTGAGCGTGCCCCCGAGCTCGCCGAGGGTGCCCGCGAACGCGGCACCGAGCTGCTCGGGCTGGCCCGGGAGCGCACCCCCGAGCTGGCCGACGTGGCCCGCAAGCGTGGGTCGAAGCTGTGGGACACGACGGTCGATCGCAGCTCGGAGTGGGCGAAGCTTGCCGAGGAGCAGTCCGCGATCCTGAACGCTCGGGCCCACGTCGCCGCAGAGAAGGCACGCCTGCGCGCCGAGGCCGCCCGCAAGCAGGGCACGAAGGCGGAGAAGAAGCTCGCGAAGAACCTGAGGGCGCTCGAGAAGAAGAAGTAA